Proteins co-encoded in one Acinetobacter lwoffii genomic window:
- a CDS encoding TIGR03862 family flavoprotein, with the protein MSKRIAIVGAGPAGLMAAEVLSQFDYELHVYEQKPSAARKFLMAGKTGLNISHAEPVPQFVQRYDQVEWLSPWIKRWDALWIQDWMKQLGIEPYIGSSGRVFPTEMKAAPLLRAWLKRLASDGVQFHYRHKVSQLQQQQLELHDLKNNEHRTEYFDAIILACGAVSWSALGSDGAWQAWLKPDEIEPFQASNAGVEYPWSRFMQPVFGQPLKRVEAWGGQGEKTIGDIVISHYGLESGLIYKQGRGLREQLKQGQPMQLHLDLFPNQSTEQLTQKLQPSKKQSLTNLWRKAGLDGAKAALVRELVAKAVWQDAAALAKKIKHLTLPLAGFRPIEEAISCAGGVKREMLSEQLQLKSNPHVFLCGEMLDWDAPTGGYLLTACFATGRAAGEGVHQFLTAD; encoded by the coding sequence ATGAGCAAACGCATTGCTATTGTGGGCGCAGGCCCCGCAGGCTTAATGGCAGCAGAAGTGCTCAGTCAGTTTGATTATGAGCTGCATGTTTATGAGCAAAAACCGTCTGCTGCGCGTAAATTCCTGATGGCAGGCAAAACCGGTCTGAATATTTCCCATGCCGAGCCTGTGCCACAGTTTGTACAACGTTATGATCAGGTGGAGTGGTTGTCTCCCTGGATCAAACGCTGGGATGCGCTCTGGATTCAAGACTGGATGAAACAGCTCGGTATTGAACCTTATATCGGTTCGTCTGGCCGGGTATTTCCCACAGAGATGAAAGCCGCGCCCTTACTGCGTGCCTGGCTCAAACGTTTAGCCAGTGATGGCGTTCAGTTTCATTACCGGCATAAAGTCAGCCAGTTGCAGCAGCAACAGCTTGAGCTGCATGATCTGAAAAATAATGAACATCGCACTGAATATTTTGATGCCATTATTCTGGCTTGTGGTGCAGTGTCTTGGTCAGCGTTGGGCAGCGATGGGGCATGGCAAGCTTGGTTAAAGCCGGACGAAATTGAGCCATTTCAAGCCAGTAATGCCGGGGTGGAATATCCGTGGTCTCGGTTTATGCAACCGGTCTTTGGTCAACCTTTAAAGCGGGTTGAGGCATGGGGTGGTCAAGGTGAAAAGACCATCGGCGATATCGTGATTAGTCATTATGGTCTGGAAAGCGGCCTGATCTATAAGCAGGGTCGTGGCTTACGCGAGCAACTAAAACAAGGACAGCCGATGCAGCTGCATCTGGACTTATTCCCAAATCAAAGCACTGAACAGCTTACGCAAAAATTACAGCCAAGTAAGAAGCAATCTTTAACTAATCTCTGGCGTAAAGCCGGATTGGACGGTGCCAAGGCGGCCTTAGTACGAGAATTGGTAGCCAAAGCGGTATGGCAAGATGCTGCTGCATTAGCTAAAAAAATTAAACATTTGACCCTTCCACTCGCAGGTTTTCGCCCGATTGAAGAAGCGATTAGCTGTGCAGGTGGTGTCAAGCGTGAAATGTTATCAGAACAGCTACAATTAAAATCCAATCCGCATGTATTTCTGTGCGGAGAAATGCTGGACTGGGATGCACCGACGGGTGGTTATTTGCTGACTGCCTGTTTTGCCACAGGTCGCGCGGCAGGTGAGGGTGTGCATCAGTTTCTGACAGCAGATTAA
- a CDS encoding 2-hydroxyacid dehydrogenase produces MKAVYLDYASLDQQDLDFQALHAAFDPLVLYPATSAAEIASRVADVDVIITNKVMIDAATIQQCPQLKLILISATGTNNVDLAAAKARGIVVCNCQAYGTSAVAQHTLMLMLNLATSFLSYQRALQQGEWQKASQFCLLDAPIVELAGKTLGIVGYGELGHAVAKLAEAFGMKVLIAALPNRPADASRVPFTELLAQVDFLSLHCPLTEDTRHLISHAELEAMKPSAFLINCARGGIVDEAALAQALREGQIAGAATDVLTVEPPKEGNVLLDATIPNLIVTPHNAWGSVDARQRIVDQMVENVAAFKQGRPIRQVNS; encoded by the coding sequence ATGAAAGCCGTTTATTTAGACTATGCTTCTTTAGACCAGCAGGATTTAGACTTTCAGGCACTGCATGCAGCATTTGATCCACTGGTTTTGTATCCGGCGACCTCGGCTGCCGAGATTGCATCCCGTGTAGCTGATGTCGATGTTATCATTACGAATAAGGTGATGATCGATGCAGCTACGATTCAGCAATGCCCTCAACTCAAACTCATTTTAATCTCTGCAACCGGCACCAATAATGTCGACCTTGCGGCGGCCAAAGCACGCGGCATTGTGGTCTGTAACTGTCAGGCCTATGGTACTTCTGCGGTTGCGCAACATACTTTAATGTTAATGCTCAATCTGGCCACTTCATTTCTGTCTTATCAACGTGCGCTACAACAAGGCGAATGGCAAAAAGCCAGTCAGTTCTGTTTGCTGGATGCGCCAATTGTCGAGCTGGCCGGAAAAACCCTCGGCATTGTCGGTTATGGTGAACTGGGCCATGCGGTGGCGAAACTGGCTGAAGCTTTTGGCATGAAAGTTCTCATTGCCGCGCTGCCAAACCGTCCAGCAGATGCATCCCGTGTACCATTTACCGAGTTGCTTGCTCAAGTTGATTTTCTCAGTCTGCATTGTCCACTTACTGAAGACACTCGACATTTGATCAGTCATGCTGAACTCGAAGCGATGAAGCCAAGCGCATTTTTAATTAACTGTGCGCGTGGTGGTATTGTCGATGAAGCAGCCTTGGCGCAGGCGCTGCGTGAGGGTCAGATTGCTGGTGCAGCGACTGATGTCTTAACGGTGGAGCCACCGAAAGAAGGCAATGTCCTACTCGATGCAACAATCCCAAACCTGATTGTGACGCCGCATAATGCCTGGGGCAGTGTTGATGCACGGCAACGCATTGTGGATCAAATGGTCGAAAATGTAGCAGCATTTAAACAGGGTCGGCCGATTCGACAGGTCAATTCATAG
- a CDS encoding PspC domain-containing protein, whose translation MANVGLYRSNRSNMIAGVMGGIAERFGWNANLLRLIFVVISIMSAAFPGILVYLVLWLIMPKKQYRIDHDSVHQPQGYQNPVRTVNQDKRY comes from the coding sequence ATGGCCAATGTTGGTTTATATCGCTCTAACCGCTCAAACATGATTGCAGGTGTAATGGGTGGTATTGCTGAACGTTTTGGTTGGAACGCAAATTTATTACGTCTGATTTTTGTGGTGATTTCAATCATGAGTGCCGCATTCCCGGGTATTTTGGTTTATCTGGTGTTGTGGTTAATCATGCCGAAAAAACAGTACAGAATTGATCATGACAGCGTTCATCAACCTCAGGGCTATCAAAATCCCGTGCGTACAGTAAATCAGGATAAACGCTATTAA
- a CDS encoding SLC13 family permease, protein MTQTNLATPTNAMPKGLLKGWILIFVAAIVAYGLYLYLPYDQNANKGLALLAFIGILWLTEAIHITITALLVPVMAVLLVMPMASGEELVPITTQAALATFADPVIFLFFGGFALATALHIQKLDRKIAMWIISMSRGHLGISVLAIFVVTALLSMWISNTATAAMMLPLALGLLSHLDVSKDRKTFVFILLGIAYSASIGGLGTMVGSPPNAIAAKALGYDFADWMKIGLPMMFIILPAMLVSLYLVLRPKLNHKIQFATEDIPWTRTRIATMILFLCTAIAWIFSKKFTEIFGISQPDTWIAISAACMVVILGTASWKQIAENTDWGVLYLFGGGLTLSAILKDSGSSLVLGQTLANAFGDTSPLMIIFVVATFIIFLTEFTSNTASAALLVPVFAAIADQMGMPKEILVIVIGIGASCAFMLPVATPPNAIVFGTGHIQQSEMMKVGFVLNIMCIFIISLFIYWFFI, encoded by the coding sequence ATGACTCAGACCAACCTAGCTACCCCGACCAATGCCATGCCCAAAGGGCTGCTTAAAGGCTGGATTCTTATTTTTGTCGCAGCCATTGTAGCCTATGGCTTATATCTTTACCTGCCCTATGACCAGAATGCCAATAAAGGACTGGCACTTTTAGCCTTTATCGGTATTTTATGGCTGACTGAAGCCATTCATATCACGATTACAGCTTTACTCGTCCCTGTGATGGCAGTATTACTGGTCATGCCAATGGCCTCTGGTGAAGAACTGGTTCCGATTACCACGCAAGCCGCTTTGGCCACTTTTGCCGATCCTGTCATTTTCCTGTTTTTTGGTGGTTTTGCGCTGGCAACGGCGTTGCATATCCAGAAACTGGACCGGAAAATTGCCATGTGGATCATCTCCATGTCCAGAGGGCATCTGGGTATTTCTGTACTAGCGATTTTTGTGGTGACAGCGCTTCTGTCCATGTGGATTTCCAATACGGCGACTGCTGCCATGATGCTGCCTTTGGCTCTGGGTTTGCTTTCACATCTGGATGTCAGCAAGGATCGTAAAACTTTTGTCTTTATCCTGCTCGGCATTGCCTATTCGGCCAGTATTGGCGGACTGGGCACCATGGTCGGTTCCCCTCCGAATGCCATTGCCGCCAAGGCCCTCGGCTATGATTTTGCCGACTGGATGAAAATCGGCTTGCCGATGATGTTCATTATTCTTCCCGCCATGCTGGTCAGTTTATATCTGGTACTACGTCCAAAACTGAATCATAAAATACAATTTGCGACCGAAGATATTCCTTGGACCAGAACCCGTATAGCCACCATGATCCTCTTTCTTTGTACTGCAATTGCCTGGATTTTCAGTAAAAAATTCACTGAAATTTTTGGTATTTCCCAGCCGGATACCTGGATTGCAATTTCGGCTGCCTGTATGGTTGTGATTCTGGGTACCGCAAGCTGGAAACAGATTGCAGAAAATACTGATTGGGGGGTGTTATATCTATTTGGTGGTGGTCTGACCTTGAGTGCCATTCTAAAGGATTCAGGCAGTTCGCTGGTACTGGGTCAAACTCTGGCCAATGCCTTTGGTGATACCTCCCCGCTGATGATTATTTTTGTAGTCGCTACTTTTATTATCTTCCTGACTGAATTTACCAGTAATACCGCTTCGGCTGCCCTGCTAGTACCAGTATTTGCCGCAATTGCGGATCAGATGGGAATGCCCAAAGAAATTCTGGTGATTGTCATTGGCATTGGCGCCTCGTGTGCCTTTATGCTGCCGGTAGCGACTCCGCCAAATGCGATTGTCTTTGGAACCGGTCATATCCAGCAAAGCGAAATGATGAAAGTCGGTTTTGTACTGAATATCATGTGTATCTTTATTATTTCACTGTTTATTTACTGGTTCTTTATTTAA
- a CDS encoding class I SAM-dependent methyltransferase yields the protein MTQSLHPAAKRGFSASAELYQQVRPDYPAEISQWLSETLALPADAHLLDLGSGTGKFIPYLRPLSKHIIAIDPVPEMLAQLQQAHPDIHTLEGVSHQLPLPDHSLNAVFCAQSFHWFADSATLQELDRVLKPQGYLVLIWNQRDTRIDWVQALADCIAPLEGDTPRYHSGTWREVFAQQTLFQPYAETTMTQQQHGSVEQVVSKRLLSTSFIAAMPEQQQAQLKQQFEQIIQQYTAKSAEEMIDFPYVTHIYVFKKSN from the coding sequence ATGACACAATCATTACATCCTGCAGCAAAACGGGGTTTTAGTGCGTCGGCTGAGCTCTATCAGCAAGTGCGTCCCGATTATCCGGCAGAAATCAGCCAGTGGCTGAGTGAAACGCTGGCTTTGCCTGCAGATGCGCATCTTTTGGATTTGGGCAGCGGCACCGGCAAGTTTATCCCCTATTTACGCCCGCTCAGTAAGCACATTATCGCGATTGATCCTGTCCCGGAAATGCTGGCTCAATTACAACAGGCGCATCCGGACATTCATACTCTTGAAGGCGTTAGCCATCAACTTCCCCTGCCTGATCATAGCCTGAATGCGGTATTTTGTGCACAGTCATTTCACTGGTTTGCCGATTCTGCTACCTTACAAGAATTAGATCGGGTACTCAAACCGCAGGGTTATCTGGTGTTAATTTGGAATCAGCGCGATACTCGGATCGACTGGGTTCAGGCCTTGGCCGATTGTATTGCCCCCTTGGAAGGCGATACGCCGCGCTATCATAGCGGCACCTGGCGCGAGGTCTTTGCACAGCAAACGCTATTTCAGCCCTATGCAGAAACCACAATGACCCAGCAACAGCATGGCAGTGTCGAGCAGGTGGTATCCAAGCGGCTGCTCTCGACTAGTTTTATTGCAGCCATGCCTGAACAGCAGCAGGCACAGTTAAAACAACAATTTGAACAGATCATCCAGCAATATACAGCCAAAAGCGCAGAGGAAATGATCGATTTTCCTTATGTCACCCATATCTATGTGTTCAAGAAAAGTAATTAA
- a CDS encoding transglutaminase-like domain-containing protein codes for MTTYQIQCHLKYKVVQPTEFIFMLQAAHHSDQKILGEQLSFNLPVTWHEFQDAQHQNRHVRLQVEPCDAFELNYAATVVRQPSLSLELQQGLKEVAIPELPDEVLPYLLASRYCNSDLLLEMAKRSFGWMTPGYTRVKAIEQWIYNNIFYVSGSSDQFTTATDVLVHRAGVCRDFAHLGIALCRALGIPARMVVGYVEIEKFLPDFHAIFEAYLDGGWVQFDPTRLAPVENLIRIGTGVDAGDVAFSTYYGQVELLKIQPLIQPEMSH; via the coding sequence ATGACCACTTACCAAATTCAATGCCATTTAAAATACAAGGTCGTGCAACCGACAGAATTTATTTTTATGCTTCAGGCGGCACATCATTCCGATCAGAAGATTCTCGGAGAACAACTCAGCTTTAACCTGCCTGTGACATGGCATGAATTTCAGGATGCGCAGCATCAAAATCGTCATGTTCGGCTACAGGTTGAACCCTGTGACGCTTTTGAGCTGAATTATGCGGCGACAGTGGTTCGTCAACCGAGTCTCTCTCTTGAGCTTCAGCAAGGTCTGAAAGAAGTAGCCATTCCTGAGCTGCCCGATGAAGTCTTGCCTTATTTGCTGGCCAGCCGTTATTGCAATTCAGATTTATTACTGGAAATGGCGAAACGCTCATTTGGCTGGATGACACCGGGCTATACGCGGGTCAAAGCGATCGAACAGTGGATTTATAACAATATTTTTTATGTGTCGGGGAGTTCTGACCAGTTCACCACTGCCACAGATGTGCTGGTGCATCGCGCAGGCGTATGCCGTGATTTTGCCCATTTAGGCATTGCGCTGTGCCGTGCCTTGGGAATTCCGGCACGCATGGTGGTCGGTTATGTAGAAATTGAAAAGTTTTTACCTGACTTTCATGCCATTTTTGAAGCCTATTTAGATGGTGGATGGGTACAGTTTGATCCGACCCGTCTGGCGCCGGTCGAAAATCTTATTCGGATTGGCACTGGAGTCGATGCCGGAGATGTGGCATTTTCAACTTATTATGGTCAGGTCGAACTGTTAAAAATCCAGCCGCTGATTCAACCTGAAATGAGCCATTAG
- a CDS encoding HPP family protein, producing MFHSHLDWLNTLKPNFKVLPLKDRLLCGAGALLGLVVSSLLSLWILGDFEAWYIAPMGASSVLLFAVPASPLAQPWNILVGNTIAAVIGVSCALFIASPTEAFSVAVALAIVLMMTTDSLHPPSGAVAITAVLGGQPVHELGYTFVFYPVLLNSILLMVIAIVFNRVIGKDYPQQAQLNTRSKDPTPTQKVTIQPQDIQEVLDQRTELLDISEYDLQKIILEAQNRANARAVHEFSCQDIMTKDVATLHENDDIQHALDKFKQMNLMSLPVVNADEQLVGTLAMYQVVEWFKRAADVRSSWEHQVKHIMTRKVITVQPLQPIQDLVPYFVERSFNYIPVVSEQQLVGIISRADMIAALNQELNHFKMKA from the coding sequence GTGTTTCACTCCCATCTCGACTGGCTCAATACCTTAAAACCGAATTTCAAAGTCCTTCCACTCAAAGACCGTTTGCTCTGCGGAGCTGGAGCACTATTGGGTTTGGTAGTTTCGTCCTTGTTGAGCTTATGGATTTTGGGGGATTTTGAAGCTTGGTATATCGCACCGATGGGTGCATCCTCGGTATTGCTGTTTGCGGTGCCGGCCAGTCCTCTGGCACAGCCCTGGAATATTCTGGTTGGCAATACCATTGCTGCGGTGATTGGCGTGAGTTGCGCTTTATTCATAGCTAGTCCGACTGAGGCTTTTAGTGTAGCCGTGGCCTTGGCGATTGTCCTGATGATGACCACGGATTCCCTGCATCCACCGAGTGGCGCCGTGGCCATTACCGCCGTGCTGGGTGGCCAACCGGTGCATGAACTCGGTTATACCTTTGTATTTTATCCGGTGCTGCTCAATTCAATTTTGCTGATGGTGATTGCGATTGTCTTTAACCGGGTGATTGGCAAGGATTATCCGCAGCAAGCCCAGTTAAATACCCGCTCCAAGGATCCGACGCCGACCCAGAAAGTTACCATTCAACCGCAGGATATTCAGGAAGTGCTGGACCAGCGCACTGAGCTGCTGGACATCAGTGAATATGACCTGCAAAAAATTATTCTGGAGGCACAAAACCGGGCCAATGCGCGTGCGGTGCATGAATTTAGCTGCCAGGATATTATGACGAAGGATGTGGCAACCCTGCATGAAAATGATGATATCCAGCACGCATTGGACAAGTTCAAGCAGATGAACCTGATGAGCCTGCCCGTCGTTAATGCCGATGAACAACTGGTCGGTACACTGGCAATGTATCAGGTGGTGGAATGGTTCAAGCGCGCTGCCGATGTGCGCAGTAGCTGGGAACATCAGGTTAAACATATCATGACCCGTAAGGTGATCACAGTGCAGCCTTTACAACCCATTCAGGATCTGGTGCCTTATTTTGTCGAGCGTTCTTTCAACTATATTCCGGTGGTGAGCGAGCAGCAATTGGTGGGAATTATCAGCCGGGCAGATATGATTGCCGCACTAAATCAGGAACTGAATCATTTTAAAATGAAAGCTTAA
- the glyS gene encoding glycine--tRNA ligase subunit beta: MSKHTVLFELGCEELPPKSLKKLRDALHAETVKGLKDAGLAFDSIEAYAAPRRLALKIVNVDAAQADTQKRFDGPAKQAAFDAEGNPTKALEGFMRGQGITVDQVSTFQAGKVEKVCYLKDVKGQSLDVLLPQILQNALDNLPIAKRMRSAASRTEFVRPVKWVVLLKDNDVVDATIQDHKAGNVTYGHRFHAPEAITLAHADEYLAKLKAAYVVASFEERQAIIDQQVKALADEVNAIAIVPADLRDEVTALVEWPVALRASFEERFLAVPQEALITTMQDNQKYFCLVNADNKLQPYFITVSNIESKDPTQIIEGNEKVVRPRLSDAEFFFLQDQKQPLASRKEKLANMVFQAELGTLWNKSERIAKLAVALAPITGAKAEDAEKAALLAKCDLTSELVGEFPELQGIAGTYYARLEGENAELAESLGEQYLPKFAGDVLPKTKTGTTIALADRLDTLTGIFGIGQAPTGSKDPFALRRSAIGILRLVTENELDVSIEDLIKLALAAYGDVLKDHDKTLADAVAFLEGRYRAKYEDQGVAVDVIQAVQALSPKSPLDFDKRVNAVNHFRALPEAAALAAANKRVANILAKEAAPEGAVVEANLVEDAEKALFAELAKITPVVEPLFAAKDYTAALSALAALRAPVDAFFDGVMVMADDADLKANRLRMLAQLRDLFTKVADIAVLQH; this comes from the coding sequence ATGTCTAAACATACCGTTTTGTTCGAATTGGGTTGTGAAGAACTTCCACCAAAAAGCCTGAAAAAATTACGTGATGCACTACATGCAGAAACCGTTAAAGGCTTAAAAGATGCTGGCTTAGCGTTTGATTCGATCGAAGCTTATGCAGCACCGCGTCGTCTTGCACTTAAAATCGTCAATGTTGATGCTGCACAAGCAGACACACAAAAACGTTTTGACGGCCCTGCCAAACAGGCAGCCTTTGATGCTGAAGGCAACCCGACGAAAGCACTTGAAGGCTTTATGCGTGGTCAAGGCATCACGGTTGATCAAGTATCAACTTTCCAAGCAGGTAAAGTTGAAAAAGTATGCTATTTAAAAGATGTCAAAGGTCAAAGCCTTGACGTTTTATTGCCACAAATTTTACAAAATGCATTGGATAATCTTCCAATCGCAAAACGTATGCGTTCTGCGGCAAGCCGTACTGAATTCGTACGTCCTGTGAAATGGGTTGTGTTGTTGAAAGACAACGATGTGGTTGATGCAACAATTCAAGACCACAAAGCAGGTAACGTGACTTATGGCCACCGTTTCCATGCACCTGAAGCAATCACTTTAGCGCATGCAGACGAATACTTAGCGAAGTTAAAAGCGGCTTACGTTGTAGCGTCTTTTGAAGAGCGTCAAGCCATCATCGATCAACAAGTCAAAGCACTTGCTGATGAAGTGAATGCCATTGCAATTGTCCCTGCGGATCTTCGTGACGAAGTGACTGCACTCGTTGAATGGCCTGTTGCGCTTCGTGCAAGCTTCGAAGAACGCTTCCTTGCTGTTCCTCAAGAAGCATTGATCACCACGATGCAGGACAACCAGAAGTACTTCTGCTTAGTGAACGCTGACAATAAACTTCAACCTTACTTCATTACTGTGTCAAACATCGAGTCGAAAGACCCGACACAAATTATTGAAGGTAACGAGAAAGTGGTTCGTCCACGTTTGTCAGATGCTGAATTCTTCTTCTTACAAGATCAAAAGCAACCGCTTGCATCTCGTAAAGAGAAACTTGCAAACATGGTATTCCAAGCTGAATTGGGTACGCTTTGGAACAAGTCTGAACGTATTGCGAAATTGGCTGTAGCACTTGCGCCTATTACAGGTGCAAAAGCGGAAGATGCTGAAAAAGCGGCGCTTCTTGCAAAATGTGACTTAACTTCTGAGCTTGTGGGTGAATTCCCTGAACTTCAAGGTATTGCAGGTACTTACTACGCACGTCTTGAAGGTGAAAATGCGGAATTGGCTGAGTCTTTAGGTGAGCAATACTTACCTAAATTCGCAGGTGACGTTTTACCGAAAACCAAAACTGGTACAACCATTGCTCTTGCGGATCGTTTAGATACGCTCACAGGTATTTTCGGTATTGGTCAAGCGCCTACAGGTTCTAAAGACCCATTTGCACTACGTCGTTCTGCAATTGGTATTTTGCGTCTTGTGACTGAAAACGAGCTTGATGTTTCAATTGAAGATTTGATCAAACTTGCACTTGCTGCTTATGGCGATGTATTGAAAGATCACGACAAGACTTTGGCAGATGCTGTTGCATTCCTTGAAGGTCGTTACCGTGCGAAATACGAAGATCAAGGTGTTGCTGTTGATGTTATTCAAGCGGTTCAAGCCTTGTCACCAAAATCTCCGCTTGATTTTGACAAGCGTGTAAATGCGGTGAATCACTTCCGTGCATTGCCTGAAGCTGCTGCACTTGCTGCTGCCAACAAACGTGTTGCTAACATTCTTGCCAAAGAAGCTGCACCTGAAGGTGCTGTGGTTGAAGCAAACCTGGTTGAAGATGCTGAAAAAGCGTTATTCGCTGAACTTGCGAAAATCACGCCTGTGGTTGAGCCGTTATTTGCTGCCAAAGACTACACTGCTGCATTGTCTGCACTTGCCGCACTTCGTGCCCCAGTTGATGCGTTCTTTGACGGTGTAATGGTGATGGCTGATGATGCTGACTTGAAAGCAAACCGTTTACGTATGCTTGCTCAGCTTCGTGACTTATTTACCAAAGTTGCAGATATTGCTGTATTGCAGCACTAA
- the glyQ gene encoding glycine--tRNA ligase subunit alpha codes for MSRAISHIDTFQGLILALQTYWAEQGCVILQPYDMEMGAGTFHTATFLRALGPETWNAAYVQPSRRPKDGRYGENPNRLQHYYQFQVVLKPNPDNIQQLYLDSLKAIGIDPLVHDIRFVEDNWESPTLGAWGLGWEVWLNGMEVTQFTYFQQVGGVECYPVTGEITYGLERLAMYLQGVDSVYDLVWTKGQFGTVTYGDVFHQNEVEQSTYNFEYANVEKMFELFDFYEAEATRLIEAKLPLPAYEQVVKASHSFNLLDARGAISVTERQRYILRVRTLARSIATSYVAARAELGFPMAEPALRDEVLAQLKAQVEAEAKEANKESK; via the coding sequence ATGAGTCGCGCCATATCGCATATTGATACCTTCCAAGGCTTAATTCTTGCCTTACAAACTTACTGGGCGGAGCAAGGCTGCGTCATTTTGCAACCTTATGATATGGAAATGGGTGCAGGGACATTCCACACTGCGACTTTCCTTCGTGCGCTGGGTCCTGAAACCTGGAATGCCGCTTATGTCCAACCATCACGTCGTCCGAAAGATGGCCGTTATGGTGAAAACCCGAACCGTTTGCAACATTATTACCAATTCCAGGTTGTGCTTAAGCCAAACCCGGACAACATCCAGCAGCTTTACCTAGACTCATTAAAAGCGATCGGTATTGATCCTTTAGTTCACGACATTCGTTTCGTAGAAGACAACTGGGAATCTCCAACACTGGGTGCTTGGGGCTTAGGTTGGGAAGTATGGCTCAACGGTATGGAAGTGACTCAGTTCACTTACTTCCAGCAAGTCGGTGGTGTTGAATGCTACCCAGTCACCGGCGAAATTACTTACGGCCTTGAGCGTCTTGCCATGTACTTGCAAGGTGTAGACTCAGTTTACGATCTGGTTTGGACCAAAGGTCAGTTCGGTACGGTGACTTATGGCGATGTGTTCCATCAAAATGAAGTGGAACAATCGACCTATAACTTCGAATATGCCAACGTTGAAAAAATGTTTGAATTGTTCGATTTCTACGAAGCTGAAGCAACACGTTTGATCGAAGCGAAACTTCCACTTCCTGCATATGAGCAAGTCGTGAAAGCATCACACAGCTTCAACTTATTGGATGCGCGTGGCGCGATTTCTGTGACTGAACGTCAGCGTTACATTTTACGTGTACGTACATTGGCACGTTCTATTGCGACCAGCTATGTAGCAGCACGTGCGGAACTTGGTTTCCCAATGGCTGAACCTGCATTACGTGATGAAGTGTTGGCACAATTAAAAGCGCAAGTTGAAGCAGAAGCGAAAGAAGCAAACAAGGAGAGCAAATAA
- a CDS encoding sulfite exporter TauE/SafE family protein, which translates to MTQAEWMMLWLCALAALLHGLSGFGFPMMSTAVLSSAYPLSIAVTLVILPCLLLNLIMLNADPTHSLLNSIGYYIKRYWPLMLSSLIGSVLGVKLLLWLNEAYLKLLLGLVIIFYVLDQLRARPLQVSPHISSMLCFGLLAGIIGGATNAMAPFLMMYLMSCQLSKTAIVIISNLNFIAGKLIQLVLLFPILITLETHQQHILIGISLFALAGVWIGGKIRHRLSQQHFKWIVLALLLGLGLYALWQSAGLLQQSGYSIFK; encoded by the coding sequence ATGACTCAGGCAGAATGGATGATGCTGTGGCTCTGTGCCTTAGCAGCCTTGCTGCATGGTTTAAGCGGCTTTGGCTTTCCCATGATGAGTACGGCTGTTCTGTCCAGTGCATATCCGCTTAGTATCGCGGTTACGCTTGTCATTCTGCCCTGCCTGCTGCTGAATCTGATCATGCTGAATGCCGATCCTACGCATAGTCTGTTGAATAGCATTGGCTATTATATAAAACGCTATTGGCCACTAATGCTTAGTAGCCTGATCGGCAGTGTACTCGGGGTCAAACTGTTACTTTGGCTAAATGAGGCTTATTTAAAACTGTTATTAGGTCTAGTAATCATATTTTATGTCTTGGACCAATTACGGGCACGGCCTTTGCAAGTTAGTCCGCATATTTCCAGTATGCTCTGTTTTGGTTTACTGGCCGGCATTATTGGAGGGGCGACCAATGCCATGGCACCTTTTCTGATGATGTATCTGATGAGTTGCCAACTCTCTAAAACAGCTATTGTCATTATCAGTAATCTCAATTTCATTGCCGGCAAACTGATCCAGCTGGTTTTACTGTTTCCAATTCTGATCACACTGGAAACCCATCAACAGCATATTCTGATCGGGATAAGCTTATTCGCCCTTGCTGGTGTCTGGATTGGAGGCAAAATACGCCATCGTTTATCTCAGCAGCACTTCAAATGGATTGTCCTGGCTTTACTTCTGGGTTTGGGCTTGTATGCTCTCTGGCAAAGTGCTGGATTATTGCAACAATCTGGTTATAGTATCTTTAAATAG